The Paenibacillus uliginis N3/975 genome has a window encoding:
- a CDS encoding helix-turn-helix transcriptional regulator — translation MTDRLIRLMRIITLVQARPGILARELAERCGTSERTIYRDMDALSAMHIPITHKGRGRGYTFIGHFAMYPLGLTEEEVQALYKLLPVLDEMKPILPECFEGAYEKVLAAVYKQSAEKAEFQSGDREDYTES, via the coding sequence ATGACAGACCGACTGATCCGACTGATGAGAATTATTACGCTCGTTCAGGCAAGACCGGGTATATTAGCCAGGGAGCTTGCGGAACGGTGCGGAACTAGCGAGAGAACCATATACCGGGATATGGACGCACTGAGCGCGATGCACATTCCTATTACCCATAAAGGCCGTGGCCGTGGGTATACGTTTATCGGTCATTTTGCAATGTACCCATTGGGATTGACGGAGGAAGAAGTTCAGGCACTGTACAAACTTTTGCCTGTGTTGGATGAAATGAAACCGATTCTGCCCGAATGTTTCGAGGGTGCTTATGAGAAAGTGTTGGCTGCCGTTTATAAACAAAGTGCCGAAAAGGCGGAGTTTCAGAGTGGAGACCGTGAAGACTACACGGAATCCTGA
- a CDS encoding AIM24 family protein, whose protein sequence is MIIRMEDASGNGAGQAVTFSLQEGDVAHILHPDQIVAYRGPSHGRSDKLMNVKGMYRKQKLIRADISGPSQFTAALPRGFNMREIQLTDNQDMLYDFRHVFFYTKGINMQTRILKIKNMFITRDAVKMKFSGIGSIGILTQGPVCEAKLHPTEPLYVDAGSIIAYPENAKLELTVYGNHLASQHMNYHWKLTGEGSVLFQAGRQNQQLEREMNDEGIIKRFLREVIPFGGVFIK, encoded by the coding sequence ATGATCATCCGGATGGAAGACGCCTCCGGTAATGGCGCAGGCCAAGCGGTCACTTTTTCGCTTCAAGAGGGTGATGTTGCCCATATTCTGCATCCAGACCAGATCGTCGCTTACCGCGGCCCGTCTCATGGGCGTAGCGATAAGCTTATGAATGTTAAGGGAATGTACCGCAAGCAGAAACTGATTCGGGCGGACATCAGCGGGCCGAGCCAGTTTACTGCAGCTCTCCCCCGCGGCTTTAACATGCGGGAGATTCAACTGACGGACAATCAGGACATGCTGTATGACTTCCGCCATGTGTTTTTTTATACGAAAGGCATTAACATGCAAACCCGAATTTTGAAAATCAAAAATATGTTCATCACGCGTGACGCCGTCAAAATGAAATTCAGTGGAATCGGAAGCATCGGCATTCTTACCCAAGGCCCGGTCTGTGAAGCCAAACTGCATCCGACCGAACCATTGTATGTGGACGCCGGCAGCATCATCGCCTATCCGGAGAATGCCAAGCTGGAATTGACCGTATACGGCAATCATTTGGCGAGTCAACATATGAATTATCATTGGAAGCTGACGGGCGAAGGCTCTGTCTTGTTTCAGGCAGGGCGGCAGAACCAACAGTTAGAGCGGGAGATGAATGATGAGGGCATCATAAAACGGTTTTTAAGGGAAGTAATCCCGTTCGGTGGTGTATTTATCAAATAG
- the queC gene encoding 7-cyano-7-deazaguanine synthase QueC, translated as MLKNEKAVVVFSGGQDSTTCLFWAKEQFAEVETVTFDYGQRHKYEIQCAAQIAEEQGVKQTVLDMSLLNQLAPNALTRSDMEIKEGDDGVPNTFVDGRNLLFLSFAAVLAKQVGARHLVTGVCETDFSGYPDCRDNFIKSLNVTLNLAMDYPFVIHTPLMWLDKADTWELADQMNALDYVRQNTLTCYNGIKGDGCGECPACQLRKAGLDKYLSRRTLQIKGGVQ; from the coding sequence ATGCTTAAAAATGAAAAAGCGGTTGTCGTATTCAGCGGTGGCCAGGATAGCACTACTTGCCTGTTTTGGGCAAAAGAACAGTTTGCCGAGGTTGAAACCGTGACCTTTGACTATGGACAGCGACACAAATATGAAATACAATGTGCGGCACAAATTGCCGAAGAACAAGGCGTCAAGCAAACTGTGCTTGATATGAGCCTCTTGAATCAGCTTGCGCCAAATGCGTTAACGCGCAGTGATATGGAAATTAAAGAAGGTGATGATGGTGTACCGAACACATTTGTTGACGGACGCAATCTTCTGTTTCTCAGTTTCGCGGCTGTGCTCGCCAAGCAGGTCGGTGCCAGACATTTGGTTACCGGCGTATGTGAAACCGACTTTAGCGGATATCCCGACTGCCGGGACAATTTCATTAAATCACTGAATGTAACACTTAACTTAGCAATGGATTATCCATTTGTTATCCATACACCTCTCATGTGGCTCGATAAAGCCGATACATGGGAGCTGGCCGATCAGATGAATGCACTGGATTATGTGCGTCAGAACACGTTAACCTGCTACAACGGGATTAAAGGTGACGGCTGTGGCGAATGCCCTGCCTGCCAGCTCAGAAAGGCCGGACTGGACAAATATTTGAGCCGCCGGACGTTACAGATTAAAGGAGGGGTTCAGTAA
- the queD gene encoding 6-carboxytetrahydropterin synthase QueD yields the protein MTRQPGAFRIVEQLQKLGEDIDTGSLRYHRKRVLVSKEFTFDAAHHLHAYEGKCKNLHGHTYKVVFGISGKPDEVGITVDFGQIKEIWKSAIEPFLDHRYLNETLPPMNTTAENMVVWLYEQMELALTQQETFTQQETRTEFVRLYETPTSYAEVRREWMEHE from the coding sequence ATGACCCGTCAACCTGGAGCTTTTCGCATTGTAGAGCAACTGCAAAAACTGGGTGAAGATATCGATACCGGAAGCCTTCGCTACCACCGTAAGCGTGTGCTCGTCTCCAAGGAATTCACTTTTGACGCGGCCCATCATCTGCACGCATATGAGGGTAAATGCAAAAATCTGCACGGACATACGTATAAAGTTGTATTCGGAATCAGTGGAAAACCGGACGAGGTCGGAATTACCGTTGATTTCGGACAAATCAAGGAGATCTGGAAATCCGCAATTGAGCCCTTTCTGGATCACCGTTATTTGAATGAAACACTGCCCCCGATGAATACAACGGCCGAAAACATGGTGGTTTGGTTATATGAACAAATGGAACTGGCTCTAACACAACAAGAAACCTTTACACAGCAGGAGACACGAACCGAATTCGTACGGCTCTACGAAACACCGACCAGTTATGCTGAAGTTAGACGGGAGTGGATGGAACATGAGTAA
- the queE gene encoding 7-carboxy-7-deazaguanine synthase QueE: protein MSNSETLSPAKLSSGSSAAASVIDRPIPVMEIFGPTVQGEGMVIGRKTMFVRTAGCDYRCSWCDSAFTWDGSGTDSISRMNPEEIWQELFRLGGDRFDHVTLSGGNPALLSQLDGLVNVLHSHGITVAVETQGSRWQDWLIDIDEVTISPKPPSSGMNTDWTKLDDMISRLSARAPGRSFSLKVVIFDDLDLAYAETVHERYPNVPFYVQTGNPDVSTTSEASSHISGLLQRYERLVDAVMQSDRLNDVRVLPQLHTLVWSNKRGV from the coding sequence ATGAGTAACAGCGAAACACTTTCTCCGGCTAAGCTTTCTTCTGGAAGTTCGGCAGCTGCGAGCGTTATTGACCGGCCGATTCCCGTCATGGAAATCTTCGGACCAACCGTTCAAGGAGAAGGAATGGTCATTGGCCGCAAGACGATGTTCGTTCGCACCGCTGGCTGTGACTACCGCTGTTCCTGGTGTGATTCGGCGTTTACTTGGGACGGCAGTGGAACCGATTCGATTTCCCGCATGAATCCTGAAGAAATCTGGCAGGAGTTATTCCGCTTGGGAGGCGACCGTTTTGATCATGTTACACTTTCCGGAGGAAATCCGGCACTACTGTCCCAGCTCGATGGATTAGTAAACGTCCTGCACAGCCATGGAATAACCGTAGCTGTGGAGACTCAAGGCTCACGTTGGCAGGATTGGCTCATTGACATTGACGAAGTGACCATTTCGCCGAAGCCGCCAAGCTCAGGGATGAATACCGATTGGACCAAGCTTGACGATATGATCTCCCGGCTGTCAGCACGTGCCCCTGGACGCTCCTTCAGTCTTAAAGTCGTCATCTTTGATGATCTCGATCTTGCTTACGCCGAGACCGTTCACGAACGCTACCCGAATGTTCCTTTCTATGTGCAAACGGGAAACCCGGACGTAAGTACAACATCCGAAGCGTCTTCACACATCTCGGGATTGCTTCAGCGCTATGAACGTCTCGTTGATGCGGTGATGCAATCCGACCGTCTGAATGACGTTCGGGTACTGCCTCAGCTTCATACCTTGGTGTGGAGCAACAAACGGGGCGTATAA
- the queF gene encoding preQ(1) synthase, giving the protein MAGRQRDEMEDITLLGNQGTKYQFEYDPSILESFDNKHPYRDYFVKFNCPEFTSLCPITGQPDYATIYISYIPDIKMVESKALKLYLFSFRNHGDFHEDCVNIIMNDLIKLMDPRYIEVWGKFTPRGGISIDPYCNYGRPGTKYEEVAAHRLMNHDMYPEKVDNR; this is encoded by the coding sequence ATGGCTGGAAGACAGCGCGATGAAATGGAAGACATTACTCTGCTCGGTAATCAAGGTACCAAATATCAATTTGAATACGACCCAAGCATACTTGAAAGCTTTGATAATAAACATCCATACCGTGACTATTTCGTAAAATTCAACTGCCCTGAGTTTACGAGCCTATGCCCGATTACAGGCCAACCGGACTACGCCACAATCTATATCAGCTACATTCCGGATATCAAAATGGTTGAGAGCAAGGCACTGAAACTGTATCTATTCAGCTTCAGAAACCACGGCGATTTCCACGAGGATTGCGTTAATATTATCATGAACGATCTAATTAAGTTGATGGATCCTCGATATATTGAAGTCTGGGGCAAGTTCACTCCACGCGGTGGAATCTCCATTGATCCATACTGCAACTATGGCCGCCCAGGTACGAAGTACGAGGAAGTGGCTGCACATCGTCTGATGAACCACGATATGTATCCTGAAAAAGTAGATAACCGTTAG
- a CDS encoding EcsC family protein: protein MNDMESRQYLESELETIKKWEKEQKDVFFWEKIGRIPFMLLDRLTPKIVRDKVGEALNEVGGFIQSGGKYLVRKKSVLIILTETAAHGREGMESSLEAERSAGSKAEDDTTSGSDTSAERVLSLGEASKLPIGVMDTVADGITAKRVKFAAAQGAATGIGGIFTMAADIPLVLGQSLRVLQEMALCYGYDPDDPRERVFIVKCLQFSSADIVGKKAVLEELAAFDDESNSDQVFSQIQGWREVVQSYTDSFGMKKLFQLIPIAGIVFGSISNKGTIGDVAEAGKMLYKKRRVTGRLKNIESPL from the coding sequence ATGAACGATATGGAATCAAGGCAGTATCTGGAATCAGAGCTGGAGACGATAAAAAAATGGGAAAAGGAACAGAAGGACGTTTTCTTTTGGGAAAAAATCGGACGGATTCCGTTTATGCTTCTGGACCGGCTAACCCCGAAAATAGTCCGCGATAAAGTGGGTGAAGCGCTGAATGAAGTTGGCGGTTTCATTCAATCCGGAGGTAAGTATCTCGTAAGGAAGAAGTCGGTTTTGATCATACTGACTGAGACAGCCGCACATGGGCGCGAAGGAATGGAAAGCTCCCTTGAAGCAGAACGCAGCGCCGGCAGTAAGGCAGAGGATGATACCACGAGTGGCAGCGATACTTCAGCAGAACGAGTGCTGTCCTTGGGGGAGGCTTCCAAGCTCCCTATTGGTGTAATGGATACGGTTGCTGATGGTATTACTGCCAAGAGGGTTAAGTTCGCTGCTGCTCAAGGAGCCGCAACAGGAATTGGGGGCATATTTACGATGGCTGCTGATATACCACTCGTATTGGGACAGTCTCTGAGGGTGCTGCAGGAAATGGCGTTGTGTTACGGATATGACCCTGACGACCCGCGGGAGCGCGTCTTTATTGTCAAGTGCCTGCAGTTCTCATCGGCTGACATTGTCGGTAAGAAAGCAGTGTTGGAGGAACTAGCGGCATTTGATGATGAGAGCAATTCGGATCAGGTATTTTCGCAGATTCAGGGCTGGCGTGAAGTAGTGCAGTCTTACACGGACAGCTTCGGTATGAAAAAACTGTTTCAGCTTATACCGATTGCCGGTATTGTATTTGGCTCCATCAGTAACAAAGGTACGATCGGAGATGTAGCCGAGGCAGGGAAAATGCTGTATAAAAAGCGCAGAGTCACCGGGCGGCTGAAAAATATAGAATCCCCCCTTTAG
- a CDS encoding Dps family protein: MSNLTKDVQTTNDLNAVLNTQLANWSLLGVKLHNYHWFVKGPQFFTLHAKFEELYNTAAGYVDEIAERMLAIGGKPAATMAEYLKLATIEEASGETSAEQMVERLVADFQVIVEGLKAGIESAGEQGDDPTADLMTGMMTEVEKQNWMLSAFLGK; encoded by the coding sequence ATGAGTAACCTGACTAAAGATGTACAAACAACAAACGATCTGAATGCTGTATTGAATACACAGCTTGCAAACTGGAGTCTGCTAGGAGTAAAGCTTCACAACTATCACTGGTTTGTTAAAGGTCCTCAATTCTTCACCTTGCATGCAAAATTTGAGGAACTATATAATACCGCTGCCGGTTATGTAGATGAGATTGCAGAGCGGATGCTCGCCATTGGCGGTAAACCTGCAGCAACGATGGCTGAATATTTGAAGCTTGCCACCATTGAAGAAGCTTCTGGAGAGACTAGTGCGGAGCAGATGGTTGAACGTTTGGTCGCTGACTTCCAAGTGATTGTAGAGGGACTGAAAGCTGGTATTGAATCTGCGGGTGAACAGGGTGATGATCCAACGGCTGATCTGATGACAGGTATGATGACCGAGGTGGAGAAGCAGAACTGGATGCTCAGCGCGTTTCTGGGAAAATAA
- a CDS encoding potassium/proton antiporter yields MNLLSFVDTVILVSALLLLTGVLTTKFSARFGMPALVLFIALGMILSRYVYYDNAEITQLVGIFALIVILFQGGMQTEFKEIRPVLGPALSLATVGVLLTTTVIGLCATYILDISLEKGLLIGAIVGSTDAAAVFSVLGGLNIKERITSTLEAESGSNDPMAVFLTVSLIEWIKAPDISIGGMILSFFMEMGLGLVVGILVGFLAVYIINRINFDSSGLYPVMALGFAILTYGAAELIHSSGLLAVYVMALVLGNTELTYRRTILAFNQGFAWMMQIAMFVLLGLLVFPNQLTSIAWQGLLLSLLLMFVARPIGVLLSLLFTKFAFREKMMIAWAGLRGAVPIVLATYPLIAGIEGGQMFFNVVFFVVLTSAIIQGTTISPLAVKLKLIEKDKPQAPSLLELFALGKANSEINHVEVQNNMPVIGQEIQNLNLPDDILFTAIIRKDRIITPKGNTILEQGDTVYVMSPKTKRRQMKSIFGLTGSGLEKS; encoded by the coding sequence ATGAACTTGTTAAGCTTTGTTGATACTGTCATATTGGTGTCTGCGCTGCTCTTGTTAACGGGTGTGCTGACGACCAAGTTCTCAGCCCGGTTTGGAATGCCGGCACTGGTTCTGTTTATTGCTTTGGGCATGATCTTGAGCCGTTACGTTTATTACGATAATGCGGAGATCACGCAACTGGTCGGGATTTTTGCTTTGATTGTCATCCTATTTCAAGGGGGAATGCAGACCGAGTTCAAGGAAATCAGGCCGGTTCTGGGGCCTGCTTTATCACTGGCTACGGTGGGCGTTCTGCTGACAACGACAGTTATCGGGCTCTGCGCTACCTACATACTGGATATATCTCTCGAAAAGGGTTTACTGATCGGTGCCATTGTTGGATCGACTGATGCGGCAGCGGTTTTTTCTGTCCTTGGTGGACTGAATATTAAGGAGAGAATAACGTCAACACTTGAGGCGGAGTCCGGGAGCAACGATCCTATGGCTGTTTTTCTGACGGTTTCCTTAATCGAATGGATTAAGGCCCCGGATATCAGCATTGGCGGCATGATCCTATCGTTCTTCATGGAGATGGGTCTCGGCCTCGTTGTCGGAATTCTGGTCGGATTTCTGGCAGTATATATTATCAATCGGATTAATTTTGATTCTTCCGGACTTTATCCCGTCATGGCGCTTGGTTTTGCAATATTGACGTATGGCGCTGCCGAACTGATTCATAGCAGTGGACTCCTGGCCGTTTATGTTATGGCTTTGGTGCTTGGAAATACAGAACTGACATACCGGCGGACGATTCTTGCCTTTAATCAGGGATTTGCCTGGATGATGCAGATTGCGATGTTTGTGCTGTTGGGTCTGCTCGTATTCCCAAATCAACTGACGAGCATTGCTTGGCAGGGCTTGCTGCTGTCTTTGTTGCTTATGTTTGTAGCCCGTCCTATCGGTGTGTTACTTAGCTTGTTGTTCACGAAGTTTGCATTTCGTGAAAAGATGATGATCGCCTGGGCTGGGCTCCGGGGAGCGGTGCCGATTGTACTGGCGACTTATCCGCTTATCGCTGGGATCGAGGGAGGACAGATGTTTTTTAATGTCGTGTTTTTTGTCGTTCTGACCTCAGCGATCATTCAAGGGACTACGATTTCGCCATTGGCAGTCAAGCTGAAGCTGATTGAAAAGGATAAACCGCAGGCACCGTCCTTGTTGGAGCTATTTGCATTGGGGAAGGCCAATTCCGAAATTAACCATGTTGAAGTTCAGAACAATATGCCGGTGATCGGACAGGAGATTCAGAACCTGAATCTTCCCGATGATATTTTGTTTACGGCGATCATCCGTAAGGACCGAATCATTACGCCGAAAGGCAACACGATCCTTGAACAAGGAGATACCGTATATGTGATGAGCCCTAAAACAAAGAGGAGACAAATGAAGTCGATTTTCGGGTTAACCGGGTCCGGCTTGGAAAAATCATAG
- a CDS encoding GNAT family N-acetyltransferase: MNIKLMESQALNQAVELSDRIFLKQPEQPSMGQSFPMIFEPGISHSYGAFDAEGKVTAFMGLVPFTIRTEAAMLKTFSIGSVCTDPDSRGKGLAGELLNQCKAHAERSGASLIFISGARSLYTRAACRHFGRAMQYRLTPQDTLQLKGKLQGPYQVREMTPDDIFKVHGLIEKRTAAYVSSANELDKLLGASAFSNVIRLEQKVLVAEQNGTLVAFAIIGVPGTTMTPSRPATLIEWAGHDEAAAYLLSEAFDRYGLQELIVALPWQDRELSVLLEAAGSEVQNTRNSGTLYLVNGRELLRQIAPMLPEEAAGILQAEGDHGPYLYKQDGETVILDDEGLLSLLFDPESPHRTTIAEAGDTVVHGFTLRPIPLPYTEGLQYI; this comes from the coding sequence GTGAACATTAAATTAATGGAATCCCAAGCCTTAAACCAAGCCGTGGAATTGTCAGACCGTATCTTCCTAAAGCAACCGGAACAGCCATCCATGGGACAATCCTTTCCTATGATTTTTGAACCTGGCATCAGTCATTCCTATGGAGCTTTTGATGCTGAAGGTAAGGTAACTGCATTTATGGGCCTTGTCCCGTTTACGATCCGTACTGAGGCTGCTATGCTGAAGACCTTTTCCATTGGTTCTGTCTGTACGGACCCTGACAGCCGCGGAAAAGGGTTAGCTGGAGAACTGCTGAATCAATGCAAGGCCCATGCCGAGCGTTCAGGAGCATCCCTTATTTTCATTTCTGGAGCCCGGTCTCTTTATACTCGTGCAGCTTGCCGACACTTCGGTCGTGCCATGCAATATCGCCTGACACCTCAGGATACCCTTCAACTAAAAGGCAAGCTGCAGGGTCCATATCAGGTTCGCGAGATGACACCGGATGATATTTTCAAAGTCCATGGATTGATCGAGAAACGTACAGCCGCTTATGTTAGCTCTGCAAATGAGCTGGATAAGCTTCTTGGGGCAAGCGCCTTTTCGAATGTGATCCGGCTAGAGCAGAAAGTTCTCGTAGCCGAGCAGAACGGTACTCTTGTTGCCTTCGCCATAATCGGTGTACCAGGAACTACGATGACGCCTTCCAGACCAGCAACGCTAATCGAATGGGCCGGACATGACGAGGCTGCGGCATATTTGTTATCTGAGGCTTTTGACCGCTACGGCCTGCAAGAGCTAATCGTGGCACTCCCATGGCAAGACCGAGAGCTGTCAGTCTTGTTGGAAGCAGCAGGCTCTGAAGTCCAAAATACGCGCAATTCCGGAACACTATATCTCGTTAATGGCCGGGAGCTTCTGCGTCAAATTGCCCCTATGCTTCCTGAGGAAGCAGCAGGCATTCTGCAGGCTGAAGGCGATCACGGACCTTATTTATATAAGCAAGACGGGGAGACCGTCATATTAGATGATGAGGGACTTCTTTCACTTCTATTTGATCCAGAATCTCCTCACCGAACGACAATAGCAGAAGCCGGCGATACAGTAGTTCATGGCTTTACGCTTCGCCCGATCCCGCTGCCGTACACGGAAGGATTGCAATATATTTAA
- a CDS encoding PilZ domain-containing protein → MNLRKEPFRYLFTEPHPCLLELTEFNGTPVSSKPAEAVLINLSKGGCKIVSGLNLHADTNQVVVKLHLPLTETPILCPATIQWQRAQDSTRFEYGLQFQLPPSEKERILVDLRTLAAERKIVVE, encoded by the coding sequence TTGAATCTTCGAAAAGAACCATTTCGTTACTTATTTACTGAGCCCCATCCTTGTCTGCTCGAATTGACAGAATTTAATGGAACTCCTGTGAGCAGTAAGCCCGCCGAAGCAGTACTCATTAATCTGAGTAAAGGCGGATGCAAAATTGTTTCCGGCTTAAATCTTCATGCTGATACTAACCAAGTGGTGGTGAAACTTCATCTTCCTCTTACTGAAACACCGATTCTGTGTCCGGCGACCATTCAATGGCAGCGGGCTCAAGATTCCACCCGGTTTGAATATGGCTTGCAGTTCCAGCTTCCTCCATCAGAGAAAGAACGTATTTTAGTAGATCTTAGAACACTCGCCGCGGAACGCAAAATCGTAGTGGAATGA
- a CDS encoding NHLP leader peptide family RiPP precursor, whose translation MTTEAIFQTQLIQKAWEDPSFKAKLLSDPKSAIKEVLGVWIPDHIQIKTVEEQSNELYLVIPPNPSGVIKSEAKEKAIW comes from the coding sequence ATGACGACAGAAGCCATCTTTCAAACACAGTTGATTCAAAAAGCATGGGAGGATCCAAGCTTTAAGGCAAAATTGCTTAGTGATCCAAAATCCGCCATTAAAGAGGTACTTGGCGTATGGATTCCCGACCACATCCAGATTAAAACCGTTGAAGAGCAGTCGAACGAGCTGTATCTCGTCATCCCGCCGAACCCTTCCGGAGTGATCAAATCCGAGGCCAAGGAAAAAGCCATCTGGTAA
- a CDS encoding sensor histidine kinase has product MKFTLKFRVLLLFIFTAALLYCVSGTAHGKSTDALNITDWSILWSDSAGDSSESVPLNVPADEWQPAASKILKPPSAKAVWIKMELPAVDTSTPSILLDKIYGKEISIFADEVKLYESSRTYNYKRNQIFLPLYEELTAGNLYIRVVMSKDYVNMQDKAYVGDFHTLLTRFVKNNLVDIVLGCTFIFIACVMLVWSIFLNRRYMVSVFSLSLVILSVGILVFTYSPFLYTLFENYGRLFTQLYDISLLILLPSFSLFFEKMFGPGQNGLLRKLRKFQMGYSAFCLLFLLLNYLSSDRFNEMYYFFSVKVLGFMMIIQFMLLFVSSMVYAVKGNKDAVIFNIGFAIFAGISLGELIRFFVSGGDYHLFLWKWGVAGFIGALIIILGRVFAQNHEQIIKYSKELKMFNNELQRSEKMDIISELAASVAHEVRNPLQVTRGFLQLLSGKSKAAEREYLDMAMIELDRASGIITDFLTFAKPEYGRVAVLQVSDEFKHIEGILAPLAHLQGGKITVDIPDDICIQGNSSKFKQALINIIKNSIEALDGEGQIHIRAYVVQEQVFIHVEDDGEGMDADVLTRLGEPYFSNKTKGTGLGLMVTFRIIEAMEGNIHYSSKKGVGTEAVITLPAAGS; this is encoded by the coding sequence ATGAAGTTTACGTTGAAATTTAGGGTGCTTTTACTGTTTATTTTTACAGCAGCTCTATTATATTGCGTTTCTGGCACTGCACATGGAAAATCGACAGATGCCTTGAACATTACGGACTGGTCTATACTATGGAGCGATTCCGCAGGAGATTCATCAGAGTCGGTGCCTTTGAATGTTCCGGCTGATGAGTGGCAGCCTGCTGCTTCCAAAATTTTAAAACCACCTTCGGCAAAAGCGGTATGGATCAAGATGGAACTTCCTGCTGTGGATACCTCAACCCCGAGCATTTTGCTTGATAAAATTTACGGTAAGGAGATCTCAATTTTTGCTGATGAGGTGAAATTGTATGAATCCAGCCGTACTTATAACTATAAGAGGAACCAGATTTTTCTGCCCTTGTATGAAGAATTGACAGCTGGAAATTTGTATATACGGGTCGTAATGTCAAAAGATTATGTAAACATGCAGGATAAAGCATATGTAGGGGATTTTCATACGCTGCTTACCCGCTTTGTTAAAAACAATCTGGTGGATATTGTTCTTGGCTGTACCTTTATATTTATCGCATGTGTAATGCTAGTCTGGTCGATATTTTTAAATAGACGCTACATGGTAAGTGTGTTCTCCTTATCTCTAGTCATATTGTCTGTTGGGATACTTGTATTTACTTATTCCCCCTTCCTTTATACGTTATTTGAGAATTACGGCAGGCTGTTTACACAGCTTTATGACATATCTTTACTGATTCTGCTGCCTTCCTTCAGTCTGTTTTTCGAAAAAATGTTCGGTCCAGGACAAAATGGACTGCTTCGAAAGCTGCGTAAGTTCCAAATGGGGTATTCAGCCTTTTGTCTTCTGTTCCTGTTGTTAAACTACCTGTCGTCCGACCGTTTCAACGAAATGTATTACTTTTTTTCCGTTAAGGTGCTTGGATTTATGATGATCATCCAATTTATGCTTCTATTCGTAAGCTCGATGGTATATGCGGTTAAAGGGAACAAGGACGCTGTCATTTTTAACATCGGCTTTGCTATATTTGCTGGCATCAGCCTGGGCGAGTTGATCCGTTTTTTTGTAAGCGGAGGTGATTATCATCTTTTTCTGTGGAAATGGGGCGTAGCTGGATTTATAGGGGCTTTAATCATTATTTTGGGACGAGTCTTTGCACAAAATCATGAACAGATTATAAAGTACTCCAAAGAGCTAAAAATGTTTAACAATGAGCTGCAGCGCTCAGAAAAGATGGATATCATTAGCGAATTGGCTGCATCGGTAGCACATGAAGTGCGTAATCCACTTCAAGTGACTAGGGGATTTCTGCAACTATTAAGCGGAAAGTCCAAAGCTGCAGAGCGTGAGTATCTGGATATGGCAATGATAGAGTTGGACAGGGCATCAGGCATTATTACGGATTTTCTTACCTTTGCCAAACCTGAATACGGTAGAGTTGCGGTATTACAGGTGTCGGACGAGTTCAAGCATATTGAAGGGATACTGGCTCCGCTGGCTCATTTGCAGGGAGGCAAAATTACGGTAGATATCCCGGATGATATTTGTATCCAGGGGAATTCATCCAAGTTCAAGCAGGCACTTATTAACATTATCAAGAACAGCATTGAAGCATTAGATGGAGAGGGTCAAATACATATTCGGGCATATGTCGTGCAGGAACAAGTGTTTATACATGTAGAGGATGATGGGGAGGGGATGGACGCAGATGTTCTTACCAGACTAGGTGAGCCATATTTCTCTAATAAAACCAAAGGCACCGGCCTGGGGTTGATGGTCACATTCCGGATTATTGAGGCCATGGAAGGAAACATTCATTACAGCAGCAAAAAAGGAGTGGGGACGGAAGCCGTTATTACGCTTCCCGCAGCTGGCAGTTAA